In Strix uralensis isolate ZFMK-TIS-50842 chromosome 18, bStrUra1, whole genome shotgun sequence, one DNA window encodes the following:
- the CCM2L gene encoding cerebral cavernous malformations 2 protein-like isoform X2 has translation MDCEAKKGKKGFVSPIKRLVFPKAARRPALRSSVYRRPLHSVPLYPPDYLIDPQILLHDYVEKEVKFLGHLTWVTASLNPSSRDEVLQLLDTARQLKELPLQTTPEQDSILSLSARCLLLTWRDDEELILRIPTHEIAAASYLRDDALHLLILKTGLGVDPVPAGAHPEAAPVGVPEAFPAEKRPGGSWPEGGRLGGPMERRHTICSLDWRAARGGQEARRGGSLERRRGGSWERRQRGRPSGSWERRRAGTGGGGGSWERGTGFGSWERRHTGSNPLDPQEPCPDAYSNLVILAVPNRDAAEESCALICQVFQIIYGDQSIECVDRAGYHYTSTPTRPWLASRSESCRTDGTYGYDADFSCCSSFNGSHETFEAYYSSASSPSCHRSHHSLATACSGSDQSGAGLEQLQDYMVTLRNKLSPPEIQQFAVLLREYRLGTPVREYCAELLRLYGDRRKFLLLGMRPFIPDQDIGYFETFLESIGIREGGILTDSFGRIKRSMSNTSASAVRSYDSWSLRSESESFNRMITDITHDIEALARDEEEEEEEEDNYL, from the exons ATGGACTGCGAGGCCAAGAAGGGGAAGAAG GGCTTCGTGTCGCCCATCAAGCGGCTGGTTTTCCCCAAGGCGGCTCGGAGGCCGGCGCTCCGCAGCAGCGTCTACCGGCGGCCGCTGCACTCGGTGCCCCTCTACCCCCCCGACTACCTGATCGACCCCCAGATCCTGCTGCACGACTACGTGGAGAAGGAGGTGAAG tTTTTAGGCCACCTGACGTGGGTGACAGCCTCCCTGAACCCCTCCAGCCGCGAtgaggtgctgcagctgctggacaCAGCCAGG CAGCTGAAGGAGCTGCCGCTGCAGACAACGCCGGAGCAGGACAGCATCCTCAGCCTCTCGGCACGCTGCCTCCTGCTCACCTGGCGCGACGACGAGGAGCTGATCCTGCGCATCCCCACCCACGAGATCGCCGCCGCGTCCTACCTGCGCGACGATGCCCTGCACCTCCTCATCCTCAAAACCG GCCTGGGAGTGGACCCGGTCCCCGCCGGAGCACACCCCGAGGCAGCCCCGGTTGGGGTGCCCGAGGCCTTCCCCGCCGAGAAGCGGCCGGGGGGCTCGTGGCCGGagggggggcggctggggggcCCGATGGAGCGGCGCCACACCATCTGCAGCCTGGACTGGCGGGCGGCACGGGGCGGGCAGGAggcccggcggggcggcagcctggagcggcggcggggcggcagctgggagcggcggcagcgcgggcggcCCTCGGGCAGCTGGGAGCGACGACGGGCCGGtaccggcggcggcggcggcagctggGAGCGCGGCACCGGCTTCGGCAGCTGGGAGCGGCGACACACCGGCAGCAACCCCCTGGACCCCCAGGAGCCCTGCCCCGACGCCTACTCCAACCTCGTCATCCTCGCCGTGCCCAACAGG GATGCTGCCGAGGAGTCCTGTGCGCTCATCTGCCAGGTCTTCCAGATCATCTACGGGGACCAGAGCATCGAGTGCGTGGACCGCGCCGGGTACCACTACACCTCCACGCCCACGCGGCCCTGGCTCGCCAGCCGCA GCGAGAGCTGCCGCACCGACGGGACGTACGGCTATGATGCCgacttcagctgctgcagctcctt CAATGGCTCCCACGAAACCTTCGAAGCGTATTACAGCAGCGCCTCCTCGCCCTCCTGCCACCGGTCCCACCACAGCCTGGCCACCGCCTGCAGCGGCAGCGACCAGAGCGGcgcggggctggagcagctgcaggaCTACATGGTGACG CTGCGCAACAAGCTGTCACCGCCAGAGATCCAGCAGTTCGCCGTCCTGCTCCGCGAGTACCGCCTGGGCACGCCGGTGCGGGAGTACTGCGCCGAGCTGCTGCGCCTCTACGGGGACCGCAGGAAGTTTCTCCTCCTGG GAATGAGGCCCTTCATCCCCGACCAAGACATCGGGTACTTCGAGACGTTCCTGGAGAGCATCGGCATCCGGGAGGGCGGGATCCTCACCGACAGCTTCGGCCGCATCAAGCGCAGCATGAGCAACACCTCGGCCTCGGCCGTGCGCAGCTACGACAGCTGGTCCCTGCGCTCCGAGTCCGAGTCCTTCAACCGCATGATCACGGACATCACCCATGACATTGAGGCGCTGGCGCgggacgaggaagaggaggaggaggaagaggacaacTACTTGTGA
- the CCM2L gene encoding cerebral cavernous malformations 2 protein-like isoform X4: MDCEAKKGKKGFVSPIKRLVFPKAARRPALRSSVYRRPLHSVPLYPPDYLIDPQILLHDYVEKEVKFLGHLTWVTASLNPSSRDEVLQLLDTARQLKELPLQTTPEQDSILSLSARCLLLTWRDDEELILRIPTHEIAAASYLRDDALHLLILKTGLGVDPVPAGAHPEAAPVGVPEAFPAEKRPGGSWPEGGRLGGPMERRHTICSLDWRAARGGQEARRGGSLERRRGGSWERRQRGRPSGSWERRRAGTGGGGGSWERGTGFGSWERRHTGSNPLDPQEPCPDAYSNLVILAVPNRDAAEESCALICQVFQIIYGDQSIECVDRAGYHYTSTPTRPWLASRSESCRTDGTYGYDADFSCCSSFSNGSHETFEAYYSSASSPSCHRSHHSLATACSGSDQSGAGLEQLQDYMVTLRNKLSPPEIQQFAVLLREYRLGTPVREYCAELLRLYGDRRKFLLLGSPPGSPHPWQE, from the exons ATGGACTGCGAGGCCAAGAAGGGGAAGAAG GGCTTCGTGTCGCCCATCAAGCGGCTGGTTTTCCCCAAGGCGGCTCGGAGGCCGGCGCTCCGCAGCAGCGTCTACCGGCGGCCGCTGCACTCGGTGCCCCTCTACCCCCCCGACTACCTGATCGACCCCCAGATCCTGCTGCACGACTACGTGGAGAAGGAGGTGAAG tTTTTAGGCCACCTGACGTGGGTGACAGCCTCCCTGAACCCCTCCAGCCGCGAtgaggtgctgcagctgctggacaCAGCCAGG CAGCTGAAGGAGCTGCCGCTGCAGACAACGCCGGAGCAGGACAGCATCCTCAGCCTCTCGGCACGCTGCCTCCTGCTCACCTGGCGCGACGACGAGGAGCTGATCCTGCGCATCCCCACCCACGAGATCGCCGCCGCGTCCTACCTGCGCGACGATGCCCTGCACCTCCTCATCCTCAAAACCG GCCTGGGAGTGGACCCGGTCCCCGCCGGAGCACACCCCGAGGCAGCCCCGGTTGGGGTGCCCGAGGCCTTCCCCGCCGAGAAGCGGCCGGGGGGCTCGTGGCCGGagggggggcggctggggggcCCGATGGAGCGGCGCCACACCATCTGCAGCCTGGACTGGCGGGCGGCACGGGGCGGGCAGGAggcccggcggggcggcagcctggagcggcggcggggcggcagctgggagcggcggcagcgcgggcggcCCTCGGGCAGCTGGGAGCGACGACGGGCCGGtaccggcggcggcggcggcagctggGAGCGCGGCACCGGCTTCGGCAGCTGGGAGCGGCGACACACCGGCAGCAACCCCCTGGACCCCCAGGAGCCCTGCCCCGACGCCTACTCCAACCTCGTCATCCTCGCCGTGCCCAACAGG GATGCTGCCGAGGAGTCCTGTGCGCTCATCTGCCAGGTCTTCCAGATCATCTACGGGGACCAGAGCATCGAGTGCGTGGACCGCGCCGGGTACCACTACACCTCCACGCCCACGCGGCCCTGGCTCGCCAGCCGCA GCGAGAGCTGCCGCACCGACGGGACGTACGGCTATGATGCCgacttcagctgctgcagctcctt CAGCAATGGCTCCCACGAAACCTTCGAAGCGTATTACAGCAGCGCCTCCTCGCCCTCCTGCCACCGGTCCCACCACAGCCTGGCCACCGCCTGCAGCGGCAGCGACCAGAGCGGcgcggggctggagcagctgcaggaCTACATGGTGACG CTGCGCAACAAGCTGTCACCGCCAGAGATCCAGCAGTTCGCCGTCCTGCTCCGCGAGTACCGCCTGGGCACGCCGGTGCGGGAGTACTGCGCCGAGCTGCTGCGCCTCTACGGGGACCGCAGGAAGTTTCTCCTCCTGG GGTCACCCCCAGGGTCACCGCACCCATGGCAGGAATGA
- the CCM2L gene encoding cerebral cavernous malformations 2 protein-like isoform X1, protein MDCEAKKGKKGFVSPIKRLVFPKAARRPALRSSVYRRPLHSVPLYPPDYLIDPQILLHDYVEKEVKFLGHLTWVTASLNPSSRDEVLQLLDTARQLKELPLQTTPEQDSILSLSARCLLLTWRDDEELILRIPTHEIAAASYLRDDALHLLILKTGLGVDPVPAGAHPEAAPVGVPEAFPAEKRPGGSWPEGGRLGGPMERRHTICSLDWRAARGGQEARRGGSLERRRGGSWERRQRGRPSGSWERRRAGTGGGGGSWERGTGFGSWERRHTGSNPLDPQEPCPDAYSNLVILAVPNRDAAEESCALICQVFQIIYGDQSIECVDRAGYHYTSTPTRPWLASRSESCRTDGTYGYDADFSCCSSFSNGSHETFEAYYSSASSPSCHRSHHSLATACSGSDQSGAGLEQLQDYMVTLRNKLSPPEIQQFAVLLREYRLGTPVREYCAELLRLYGDRRKFLLLGMRPFIPDQDIGYFETFLESIGIREGGILTDSFGRIKRSMSNTSASAVRSYDSWSLRSESESFNRMITDITHDIEALARDEEEEEEEEDNYL, encoded by the exons ATGGACTGCGAGGCCAAGAAGGGGAAGAAG GGCTTCGTGTCGCCCATCAAGCGGCTGGTTTTCCCCAAGGCGGCTCGGAGGCCGGCGCTCCGCAGCAGCGTCTACCGGCGGCCGCTGCACTCGGTGCCCCTCTACCCCCCCGACTACCTGATCGACCCCCAGATCCTGCTGCACGACTACGTGGAGAAGGAGGTGAAG tTTTTAGGCCACCTGACGTGGGTGACAGCCTCCCTGAACCCCTCCAGCCGCGAtgaggtgctgcagctgctggacaCAGCCAGG CAGCTGAAGGAGCTGCCGCTGCAGACAACGCCGGAGCAGGACAGCATCCTCAGCCTCTCGGCACGCTGCCTCCTGCTCACCTGGCGCGACGACGAGGAGCTGATCCTGCGCATCCCCACCCACGAGATCGCCGCCGCGTCCTACCTGCGCGACGATGCCCTGCACCTCCTCATCCTCAAAACCG GCCTGGGAGTGGACCCGGTCCCCGCCGGAGCACACCCCGAGGCAGCCCCGGTTGGGGTGCCCGAGGCCTTCCCCGCCGAGAAGCGGCCGGGGGGCTCGTGGCCGGagggggggcggctggggggcCCGATGGAGCGGCGCCACACCATCTGCAGCCTGGACTGGCGGGCGGCACGGGGCGGGCAGGAggcccggcggggcggcagcctggagcggcggcggggcggcagctgggagcggcggcagcgcgggcggcCCTCGGGCAGCTGGGAGCGACGACGGGCCGGtaccggcggcggcggcggcagctggGAGCGCGGCACCGGCTTCGGCAGCTGGGAGCGGCGACACACCGGCAGCAACCCCCTGGACCCCCAGGAGCCCTGCCCCGACGCCTACTCCAACCTCGTCATCCTCGCCGTGCCCAACAGG GATGCTGCCGAGGAGTCCTGTGCGCTCATCTGCCAGGTCTTCCAGATCATCTACGGGGACCAGAGCATCGAGTGCGTGGACCGCGCCGGGTACCACTACACCTCCACGCCCACGCGGCCCTGGCTCGCCAGCCGCA GCGAGAGCTGCCGCACCGACGGGACGTACGGCTATGATGCCgacttcagctgctgcagctcctt CAGCAATGGCTCCCACGAAACCTTCGAAGCGTATTACAGCAGCGCCTCCTCGCCCTCCTGCCACCGGTCCCACCACAGCCTGGCCACCGCCTGCAGCGGCAGCGACCAGAGCGGcgcggggctggagcagctgcaggaCTACATGGTGACG CTGCGCAACAAGCTGTCACCGCCAGAGATCCAGCAGTTCGCCGTCCTGCTCCGCGAGTACCGCCTGGGCACGCCGGTGCGGGAGTACTGCGCCGAGCTGCTGCGCCTCTACGGGGACCGCAGGAAGTTTCTCCTCCTGG GAATGAGGCCCTTCATCCCCGACCAAGACATCGGGTACTTCGAGACGTTCCTGGAGAGCATCGGCATCCGGGAGGGCGGGATCCTCACCGACAGCTTCGGCCGCATCAAGCGCAGCATGAGCAACACCTCGGCCTCGGCCGTGCGCAGCTACGACAGCTGGTCCCTGCGCTCCGAGTCCGAGTCCTTCAACCGCATGATCACGGACATCACCCATGACATTGAGGCGCTGGCGCgggacgaggaagaggaggaggaggaagaggacaacTACTTGTGA
- the CCM2L gene encoding cerebral cavernous malformations 2 protein-like isoform X3, producing MDCEAKKGKKGFVSPIKRLVFPKAARRPALRSSVYRRPLHSVPLYPPDYLIDPQILLHDYVEKEVKFLGHLTWVTASLNPSSRDEVLQLLDTARQLKELPLQTTPEQDSILSLSARCLLLTWRDDEELILRIPTHEIAAASYLRDDALHLLILKTGLGVDPVPAGAHPEAAPVGVPEAFPAEKRPGGSWPEGGRLGGPMERRHTICSLDWRAARGGQEARRGGSLERRRGGSWERRQRGRPSGSWERRRAGTGGGGGSWERGTGFGSWERRHTGSNPLDPQEPCPDAYSNLVILAVPNRDAAEESCALICQVFQIIYGDQSIECVDRAGYHYTSTPTRPWLASRSESCRTDGTYGYDADFSCCSSFCATSCHRQRSSSSPSCSASTAWARRCGSTAPSCCASTGTAGSFSSWGHPQGHRTHGRNEALHPRPRHRVLRDVPGEHRHPGGRDPHRQLRPHQAQHEQHLGLGRAQLRQLVPALRVRVLQPHDHGHHP from the exons ATGGACTGCGAGGCCAAGAAGGGGAAGAAG GGCTTCGTGTCGCCCATCAAGCGGCTGGTTTTCCCCAAGGCGGCTCGGAGGCCGGCGCTCCGCAGCAGCGTCTACCGGCGGCCGCTGCACTCGGTGCCCCTCTACCCCCCCGACTACCTGATCGACCCCCAGATCCTGCTGCACGACTACGTGGAGAAGGAGGTGAAG tTTTTAGGCCACCTGACGTGGGTGACAGCCTCCCTGAACCCCTCCAGCCGCGAtgaggtgctgcagctgctggacaCAGCCAGG CAGCTGAAGGAGCTGCCGCTGCAGACAACGCCGGAGCAGGACAGCATCCTCAGCCTCTCGGCACGCTGCCTCCTGCTCACCTGGCGCGACGACGAGGAGCTGATCCTGCGCATCCCCACCCACGAGATCGCCGCCGCGTCCTACCTGCGCGACGATGCCCTGCACCTCCTCATCCTCAAAACCG GCCTGGGAGTGGACCCGGTCCCCGCCGGAGCACACCCCGAGGCAGCCCCGGTTGGGGTGCCCGAGGCCTTCCCCGCCGAGAAGCGGCCGGGGGGCTCGTGGCCGGagggggggcggctggggggcCCGATGGAGCGGCGCCACACCATCTGCAGCCTGGACTGGCGGGCGGCACGGGGCGGGCAGGAggcccggcggggcggcagcctggagcggcggcggggcggcagctgggagcggcggcagcgcgggcggcCCTCGGGCAGCTGGGAGCGACGACGGGCCGGtaccggcggcggcggcggcagctggGAGCGCGGCACCGGCTTCGGCAGCTGGGAGCGGCGACACACCGGCAGCAACCCCCTGGACCCCCAGGAGCCCTGCCCCGACGCCTACTCCAACCTCGTCATCCTCGCCGTGCCCAACAGG GATGCTGCCGAGGAGTCCTGTGCGCTCATCTGCCAGGTCTTCCAGATCATCTACGGGGACCAGAGCATCGAGTGCGTGGACCGCGCCGGGTACCACTACACCTCCACGCCCACGCGGCCCTGGCTCGCCAGCCGCA GCGAGAGCTGCCGCACCGACGGGACGTACGGCTATGATGCCgacttcagctgctgcagctcctt CTGCGCAACAAGCTGTCACCGCCAGAGATCCAGCAGTTCGCCGTCCTGCTCCGCGAGTACCGCCTGGGCACGCCGGTGCGGGAGTACTGCGCCGAGCTGCTGCGCCTCTACGGGGACCGCAGGAAGTTTCTCCTCCTGG GGTCACCCCCAGGGTCACCGCACCCATGGCAGGAATGAGGCCCTTCATCCCCGACCAAGACATCGGGTACTTCGAGACGTTCCTGGAGAGCATCGGCATCCGGGAGGGCGGGATCCTCACCGACAGCTTCGGCCGCATCAAGCGCAGCATGAGCAACACCTCGGCCTCGGCCGTGCGCAGCTACGACAGCTGGTCCCTGCGCTCCGAGTCCGAGTCCTTCAACCGCATGATCACGGACATCACCCATGA
- the HCK gene encoding tyrosine-protein kinase HCK — translation MLKDWGGAASISGARMGCMKSKEADVQEKMIKTNPDPGPSLQQGHYVKDPTATNRKNNNVPGVAVSLPEDGSGDSVVLALYDYEAMHAGDLSFQKGERLKVLEEAGEWWQARSLATGHEGFIPSNYVARADSLETEDWFFKGISRKDAERQLLGPGNVIGSFMIRDSETTKGCYSLSVRDGDDLQSGTVKHYKIRTLDSGGFYISPRSSFETLQELVQHYRGQSDGLCQKLTHPCCVPKPQKPWEKDAWEIPRESLRLERKLGAGQFGEVWMATYNKHTKVAVKTMKPGSMSVDAFLEEANLMKTLQHDKLVKLHAVVTKEEPIFIITEFMEKGSLLDFLKSDEGNKQPLPKLIDFSAQIAEGMAFIEKRNYIHRDLRAANILVSAILVCKIADFGLARVIEDNEYTAREGAKFPIKWTAPEAINYGSFTIKSDVWSFGILLTEIITYGRIPYPGMSSVEVIRALERGYRMPRTENCPEELYDIMMRCWKTKPEDRPTFEYMQGILEDFFTATESQYQQQP, via the exons ATGCTGAAGGACTGGGGGGGGGCTGCGAGCATCAGCGGTGCCAG GATGGGTTGCATGAAGTCAAAGGAAGCTGATGTCCAAGAAAAGATGATAAAAACCAACCCCGACCCCGGCCCCAGCCTCCAGCAAGGCCACTATGTGAAGGACCCCACAGCCACCAACAGGAAG AACAATAATGTCCCCGGCGTGGCCGTGTCTCTGCCCGAGGATG GCTCGGGGGACAGCGTGGTGCTGGCGCTCTACGACTACGAGGCGATGCACGCTGGGGACCTGAGCTTCCAGAAAGGGGAGCGGCTGAAGGTGCTGGAGGA GGCAGGGGAGTGGTGGCAAGCGCGGTCGCTGGCAACGGGGCACGAAGGCTTCATCCCCAGTAACTATGTCGCCCGAGCTGACTCGCTGGAGACAGAGGA CTGGTTTTTCAAGGGCATCAGCCGAAAGGACGCGGAGCGGCAGCTCCTCGGCCCCGGGAACGTGATCGGGTCCTTCATGATACGGGACAGCGAGACGACGAAAG GCTGCTACTCGCTGTCGGTGCGGGACGGGGACGACCTGCAGAGCGGCACAGTGAAGCATTACAAGATCCGGACGCTGGATAGTGGCGGCTTCTACATCTCCCCACGTAGCAGCTTCGAGACGCTGCAGGAGCTGGTCCAGCACTACAGGG GGCAGAGCGATGGGCTGTGCCAGAAGCTCACCCACCCCTGCTGCGTGCCCAAACCGCAGAAACCCTGGGAGAAAGATGCCTGGGAGATCCCTCGGGAATCGCTGAGGCTGGAGAGAAAGCTGGGAGCCGGGCAGTTCGGAGAAGTGTGGATGG CTACCTACAACAAGCACACGAAGGTGGCGGTGAAGACGATGAAGCCGGGCAGCATGTCGGTGGACGCCTTCCTGGAGGAGGCCAACCTGATGAAGACGCTGCAGCACGACAAGCTGGTGAAGCTGCACGCGGTTGTCACCAAGGAGGAACCCATCTTCATCATCACCGAGTTCATGGAGAAAG GGAGCCTGCTGGATTTCCTGAAGAGTGACGAGGGGAACAAGCAGCCGCTCCCGAAGCTGATCGACTTCTCTGCCCAG ATTGCAGAAGGAATGGCTTTTATTGAGAAGAGGAACTACATCCACAGAGACCTGAGAGCTGCCAATATTCTGGTGTCGGCAATACTGGTGTGCAAGATCGCAGACTTTGGACTGGCCAGAGTGATTGAAGACAATGAGTACACGGCCCGGGAAG GTGCCAAGTTTCCTATTAAATGGACGGCACCAGAAGCCATCAACTACGGATCCTTCACTATAAAATCAGACGTCTGGTCCTTTGGGATCCTCCTGACCGAGATCATTACCTACGGGCGCATCCCATACCCAG GGATGTCGAGCGTGGAGGTGATCAGGGCCCTGGAGCGCGGGTACCGGATGCCCCGCACAGAGAACTGCCCCGAGGAGCTCTATGACATTATGATGAGATGCTGGAAGACCAAACCGGAGGATCGTCCCACCTTCGAGTACATGCAGGGCATTTTGGAGGATTTCTTTACTGCAACAGAGAGCCAGTATCAGCAGCAGCCGTAA